A genome region from Nocardioides cynanchi includes the following:
- a CDS encoding sulfatase-like hydrolase/transferase, producing the protein MPSGGPARRRTRPAVAVLPALLATVLIGLLGTSPAVHAAPGGPASRAGTVPVEQKPNIVVILTDDMRADELQFLPAVQRLQSSGVTFTRALSPDSLCCPARATLLTGKLAHNHLTLGNDPSSDGGYGVFALHNDIERLLPQWLDNQGYRTAWIGKYLNGIPPFDTFDQPDWTDFEVPVRGIYDYRFSKFAVNGRLVTDDRYREVYTRQLLLSRVRAWSSRTRPFFVLYSALAPHKSRSALGGAAPPQVQGIHRDFDPGRLVPAPSVTETDLTDKPLWLQGYAAKVGPQPYPLRLETHRVEALLSVDDTVDALVTTLHDLHETKRTIVIFTSDNGFMLREHDLADKNKAYDESVHVPLVVRGPGFRGGIEAGQTVSLADVTATIRRAAGVTRAHRADGTALQDVLGFPASFDQRPVEIEGSDALYPNRPALPTDPIGRFYSGAVWGPYSYITYQTGDREFYDRSTDPWQLDNTYSAHPVPGSPQALLQAWFAAHVDCQGLACNDRITGP; encoded by the coding sequence ATGCCCTCCGGAGGACCAGCGCGGCGCCGCACGCGACCTGCCGTCGCCGTACTCCCTGCCCTCCTCGCCACGGTTCTGATCGGGCTGCTCGGCACCTCCCCGGCCGTTCACGCGGCACCCGGTGGGCCGGCGTCGCGGGCCGGGACGGTCCCGGTCGAGCAGAAGCCCAACATCGTGGTGATCCTGACCGACGACATGCGGGCCGACGAGCTGCAGTTCCTGCCCGCCGTCCAGCGCCTCCAGAGCTCGGGGGTCACGTTCACCCGAGCCCTGAGCCCGGACTCGCTGTGTTGTCCGGCCCGCGCGACCCTGCTCACCGGCAAGCTCGCGCACAACCACCTGACGCTGGGCAACGACCCCTCCAGCGACGGCGGCTACGGAGTGTTCGCCCTGCACAACGACATCGAGCGACTCCTGCCCCAGTGGCTGGACAACCAGGGCTACCGGACGGCCTGGATCGGGAAGTACCTCAACGGGATCCCGCCCTTCGACACCTTCGACCAACCGGACTGGACGGACTTCGAGGTGCCGGTCAGGGGGATCTACGACTACCGCTTCAGCAAGTTCGCGGTCAACGGCCGGCTGGTCACCGACGACCGCTACCGCGAGGTCTACACCCGTCAGCTGCTGCTCTCGCGGGTGCGCGCGTGGTCGTCCCGGACGCGTCCGTTCTTCGTGCTCTACAGCGCCCTGGCACCCCACAAGAGCAGGTCGGCGCTCGGGGGCGCGGCTCCCCCGCAGGTGCAGGGCATCCACCGCGACTTCGACCCCGGCCGCCTGGTGCCGGCGCCGTCGGTGACCGAGACCGACCTCACCGACAAGCCCCTCTGGCTCCAGGGCTACGCCGCCAAGGTCGGGCCGCAGCCCTACCCCTTGCGCCTCGAGACCCACCGGGTCGAGGCTCTGCTCAGCGTCGACGACACGGTCGACGCTCTCGTCACCACCCTCCACGACCTGCACGAGACGAAGCGGACCATCGTGATCTTCACCTCCGACAACGGCTTCATGCTGCGCGAGCACGACCTGGCCGACAAGAACAAGGCGTACGACGAGTCCGTGCACGTGCCGCTCGTGGTGCGCGGGCCCGGCTTCCGCGGCGGGATCGAGGCCGGCCAGACCGTGAGCCTGGCCGACGTGACCGCGACCATCCGGCGCGCGGCCGGCGTCACCCGGGCGCACCGCGCCGACGGCACCGCACTCCAGGACGTGCTCGGCTTCCCCGCGTCGTTCGACCAGAGGCCGGTGGAGATCGAGGGCTCGGACGCGCTCTACCCGAACCGCCCCGCCCTCCCCACCGACCCGATCGGACGCTTCTACTCCGGAGCGGTGTGGGGCCCCTACTCCTACATCACCTACCAGACCGGGGACCGCGAGTTCTACGACCGGAGCACCGACCCGTGGCAGCTGGACAACACCTACTCCGCCCACCCGGTGCCCGGGAGCCCGCAGGCGCTGCTCCAGGCCTGGTTCGCCGCCCACGTCGACTGCCAGGGCCTGGCCTGCAACGACCGGATCACCGGGCCATGA
- a CDS encoding sulfite oxidase-like oxidoreductase, producing MSEFPPTRGFTGRPRGGRPDRLPPGQYDTGADWPTLTAEVTPHLVPDRWTMTVDGLVDSPTTWTWRELHALPGSSYFGDIHCVTTWSKLDTTFAGVSVDTLLAAARPAGDAAYVMAHSTTGYTTNLPLSDVTGGKAWVVWEYDGRPLPVEHGGPARLLVPHLYFWKSAKWVTRLELMERDRPGFWEQNGYHDRGDPWLEQRYQGDP from the coding sequence ATGAGCGAGTTCCCGCCCACCCGGGGCTTCACCGGTCGGCCGCGGGGCGGACGACCCGACCGGCTGCCACCGGGCCAGTACGACACCGGAGCCGACTGGCCCACCCTGACCGCCGAGGTCACCCCGCATCTCGTCCCGGACCGGTGGACGATGACCGTCGACGGGCTCGTCGACTCGCCGACCACCTGGACCTGGAGGGAGCTGCACGCGCTGCCCGGGTCGTCGTACTTCGGCGACATCCACTGCGTGACCACGTGGTCGAAGCTCGACACGACCTTCGCCGGGGTCAGCGTCGACACCCTCCTCGCCGCGGCCCGTCCGGCCGGGGACGCGGCGTACGTGATGGCGCACTCCACGACCGGCTACACCACCAACCTCCCCCTTTCTGACGTCACCGGCGGCAAGGCCTGGGTGGTCTGGGAGTACGACGGGCGGCCGCTGCCGGTCGAGCACGGCGGCCCGGCCCGGCTGCTGGTGCCGCACCTCTACTTCTGGAAGTCCGCCAAGTGGGTGACCCGGCTGGAGCTGATGGAGCGCGACCGGCCCGGCTTCTGGGAGCAGAACGGCTACCACGACCGTGGCGACCCCTGGCTGGAGCAGCGCTACCAGGGCGACCCGTGA
- a CDS encoding FAD-binding oxidoreductase — MTSATSVHDTAWTSGRVDEVERVGDHLVRLRLELAERSEHLPGQHCVVRLRAEDGYTAQRSYSIASDPADPLLELMVECLPGGEVSGFLHDEVRAGDVLEVRSPIGGWFTWAGDTTAICVGGGTGVVPLVSMQRHAARLGLADRLRIVAVARTFAALPYAGELLAGGAFVALTRENLGDRVAHPPYPDEIERLAAGVERAYVCGSVGFASFATRLLGEVGVRSDAIRVEQFGATG, encoded by the coding sequence GTGACCAGCGCGACCAGCGTGCACGACACGGCCTGGACCAGCGGCCGGGTCGACGAGGTCGAGCGGGTCGGCGACCACCTGGTCCGGCTGCGGCTGGAGCTGGCCGAGCGCAGCGAGCACCTGCCCGGCCAGCACTGCGTGGTCCGGCTCCGTGCCGAGGACGGCTACACCGCGCAACGGTCCTACTCGATCGCCTCCGACCCGGCGGACCCACTGCTGGAGCTGATGGTCGAGTGCCTGCCCGGCGGCGAGGTGTCGGGCTTCCTGCACGACGAGGTGCGGGCCGGCGACGTGCTGGAGGTGCGCAGCCCGATCGGCGGCTGGTTCACCTGGGCCGGCGACACCACGGCGATCTGCGTCGGCGGCGGCACCGGCGTCGTACCCCTGGTCTCCATGCAGCGGCACGCCGCCCGCCTGGGGCTGGCGGACCGGCTGCGGATCGTCGCGGTCGCCCGCACCTTCGCCGCCCTTCCCTACGCCGGTGAGCTGCTGGCGGGCGGGGCCTTCGTCGCGCTGACCCGCGAGAACCTCGGCGACCGCGTCGCCCACCCGCCGTACCCCGACGAGATCGAGCGGCTCGCGGCGGGCGTCGAGCGCGCGTACGTCTGCGGCTCGGTCGGCTTCGCGTCGTTCGCCACCCGACTGCTCGGCGAGGTGGGCGTGCGCTCGGACGCGATCCGGGTCGAGCAGTTCGGCGCCACCGGCTGA
- a CDS encoding VOC family protein, which yields MAIARFPSLVLDCPDPAALAAFYGAMLDWLVESRPGWAEVRADYGQCICFQQVADYTAPAWPGQAVPQQMHLDVIVDDLDTGEAAVLELGATKHQHQPGTTFRVFLDPAGHPFCLCVD from the coding sequence ATGGCCATCGCCCGGTTTCCCAGCCTCGTCCTCGACTGCCCCGACCCCGCTGCCCTCGCCGCGTTCTACGGAGCGATGCTCGACTGGTTGGTCGAGTCGCGCCCGGGCTGGGCGGAGGTGCGGGCCGACTACGGCCAGTGCATCTGCTTCCAGCAGGTGGCCGACTACACAGCGCCCGCGTGGCCGGGGCAGGCGGTGCCGCAGCAGATGCACCTCGACGTGATCGTCGACGACCTCGACACCGGTGAGGCCGCGGTGCTCGAGCTCGGCGCGACGAAGCACCAGCACCAGCCGGGTACGACGTTCCGGGTCTTCCTCGACCCGGCCGGGCACCCGTTCTGCCTTTGCGTGGACTGA
- a CDS encoding NAD(P)/FAD-dependent oxidoreductase yields MSAPIVVVGGGLAAGTVVTQLREHGHEGPVVLLAAETHAPYERPPLSKDLLLGKGEPADAEVHERAWYAGHDIDLRTGTAATAIDREARRVQAGGEWIDYDTLVLATGARPRHLAMADDSGVPVVYLRTLDDSLALREHLTEGRRIGIIGGGWIGLEVASAARQQGADVTVLESLDLPLLRVLGPEVAQVFADLHREHGVDLRTSTEVTAITTNGAGATIALGDGSALDVDLLVVGVGVEPVTDLAEAAGLAVDNGIRTDSHLRTADEHVYAIGDVANIDHPVLGHPLRVEHWDTAIQHGKALAGTLTGTPTEASALPYFFTDQYDLGMEYVGNPGPEGYDRVVLTGDVPGRVFRAWWLRGPRVVAGMHVNDWDAIDEIRRVVGTDEVPPGT; encoded by the coding sequence ATGAGTGCACCGATCGTCGTGGTGGGCGGCGGCCTGGCCGCCGGCACCGTCGTCACCCAGCTGCGCGAGCACGGCCACGAGGGCCCGGTCGTGCTGCTCGCCGCCGAGACCCACGCGCCGTACGAGCGGCCGCCGCTGTCCAAGGACCTCCTGCTCGGCAAGGGTGAGCCGGCGGACGCCGAGGTGCACGAGCGCGCGTGGTACGCCGGGCACGACATCGACCTGCGCACCGGCACGGCCGCCACCGCGATCGACCGCGAGGCGCGGCGAGTGCAGGCGGGTGGCGAGTGGATCGACTACGACACCCTGGTGCTGGCAACCGGAGCGCGCCCCCGGCACCTGGCGATGGCCGACGACAGCGGAGTCCCCGTGGTCTACCTGCGGACGCTCGACGACTCGCTCGCCCTGCGCGAGCACCTCACCGAGGGTCGGCGGATCGGGATCATCGGGGGCGGCTGGATCGGGCTGGAGGTGGCCTCGGCGGCACGCCAGCAGGGGGCCGACGTCACGGTGCTGGAGTCGCTCGACCTGCCCCTGCTCCGGGTGCTCGGCCCGGAGGTCGCCCAGGTCTTCGCGGACCTCCACCGCGAGCACGGCGTCGACCTGCGCACCAGCACCGAAGTCACCGCGATCACCACGAACGGCGCGGGAGCCACCATCGCGCTCGGCGACGGCAGCGCCCTCGACGTGGATCTCCTCGTGGTCGGGGTCGGTGTCGAGCCGGTCACCGACCTGGCCGAAGCCGCCGGTCTGGCCGTCGACAACGGCATCCGCACCGACAGCCACCTGCGCACCGCGGACGAGCACGTCTATGCGATCGGAGACGTCGCCAACATCGACCACCCGGTGCTCGGGCACCCGTTGCGGGTCGAGCACTGGGACACCGCGATCCAGCACGGCAAGGCCCTGGCAGGCACCCTGACCGGCACGCCGACCGAGGCCTCCGCACTCCCCTACTTCTTCACCGACCAGTACGACCTGGGCATGGAGTACGTCGGGAACCCTGGACCCGAGGGCTACGACCGGGTCGTGCTGACCGGCGACGTGCCCGGCCGCGTGTTCCGGGCCTGGTGGCTTCGCGGCCCGCGGGTCGTCGCGGGGATGCACGTCAACGACTGGGACGCCATCGACGAGATCCGCCGGGTCGTCGGCACCGACGAGGTCCCGCCCGGAACGTGA
- a CDS encoding M36 family metallopeptidase, giving the protein MIEHFLPSRRRAGYAVASVAALAVAGLAGSTSYAAGAGAGGPRASITTSHVRATGGEQRGFYDARSQAPNARQVAAVTAEQPAVTTFKATLPGQSVLDLDPTTGTVRMLTRLDGFLTGASHRGAPRVARHYVAQHHAALGLTRTDLRTLHLRRNYVDIAGTHHLYWTQRIGGRQVISNGLTAAVDKRGHLLTVGGSPISKSRAGKVPTGTGRIATASQALTAARQAGQVSAGADLGNDFAERGLFLTPSGLHLAWRTVALSASRPAERVVDATTGQLLLQHPLTNFENSNDSTGKVFRFFPKAKHGGRQVRVDFTRHGWLGRRATVLKGNNSHAYSDVNDDNRPEKSEEVKAQSGHAWSYLLKPFHPSLPGAGKFCSNPWPCSWDPDTRRSWQTNRAQNATQVFYFVNNWHDHLKKAPIGFTNAAGNFQASNGGTQGKGGDAVATETDDGANTAGGLPDSSHIDNANMSTPPDGHAPTMQMYLQHEPGTSYPTEDPFSPTNVGDEADTVYHEYTHGLSNRLDVDVQGFSTLGNVQAGAMGEAWSDWYAMDYLVKQGLQKDRPGKVDVRLFRYDGVGVNFDRTEPIDCAVSSKAHLCNGGRTGHRGGYTYADYGKVVGGPEVHSDGEIWAQTLWSLRHKLGSRKTESLVTRAMELAPYNPSFLDMRNAILVADTSLYKGVGRANIWRVFASRGMGFFAGSLGGNDSAPGASFATPPKQLALRTVQGTVTDSSTHAPLAGVPVTLAFQGKGVVNPTAVTDATGHYAIHGVPEGVYRKLQVTGGGFEPTRVTVRVGPSGATSNLSARRDWAAASGGATVQHADGVDYSVFGCGPRGAIDLSQATGWSTNAGPGTNDSPTSTFHAKQIVINLHHAVNVTGFGVDPEATCSDGASASTGQYEIDTSPDNVSWTPEHSGTFTAADNGRINAVPADTSPTGVQYVRFTIVTNQVPDFAQDCPAGGFDGCQFADLTELEVFGTPGP; this is encoded by the coding sequence ATGATCGAGCATTTCCTGCCCAGCCGCCGTCGGGCGGGCTACGCCGTGGCCTCGGTCGCGGCGCTGGCCGTGGCCGGCCTGGCGGGCAGCACGTCGTACGCCGCTGGTGCCGGCGCCGGCGGCCCTCGTGCCTCCATCACGACCTCCCACGTCCGCGCGACCGGCGGCGAGCAGCGCGGCTTCTACGACGCCCGCAGCCAGGCGCCGAACGCCCGGCAGGTCGCGGCGGTCACGGCGGAGCAGCCGGCCGTGACGACGTTCAAGGCCACGCTTCCGGGCCAGAGCGTCCTCGATCTCGACCCGACGACCGGGACCGTGCGGATGCTGACCCGCCTCGACGGCTTCCTGACCGGGGCCAGCCACCGCGGTGCACCCCGAGTCGCGCGCCACTACGTCGCCCAGCACCACGCCGCCCTGGGTCTGACCAGGACCGACCTCAGGACCCTCCACCTCAGGCGCAACTACGTCGACATCGCGGGCACCCACCATCTGTACTGGACCCAGCGCATCGGTGGGCGACAGGTGATCAGCAACGGCCTGACCGCCGCGGTCGACAAGCGCGGCCACCTGCTCACCGTCGGCGGGTCACCGATCAGCAAGTCGCGCGCGGGCAAGGTGCCCACCGGCACCGGCCGGATCGCGACCGCGAGCCAGGCGCTCACCGCGGCCCGGCAGGCCGGTCAGGTGTCCGCCGGGGCCGACCTCGGCAACGACTTCGCCGAGCGCGGCCTGTTCCTCACCCCGAGCGGGCTGCATCTCGCGTGGCGCACGGTCGCCCTGTCAGCCAGCCGACCGGCCGAGCGGGTCGTCGACGCCACCACCGGGCAGCTGCTGCTCCAGCACCCGCTGACCAACTTCGAGAACAGCAACGACAGCACCGGCAAGGTCTTCCGCTTCTTCCCGAAGGCCAAGCACGGGGGTCGGCAGGTCCGGGTCGACTTCACCCGCCACGGCTGGCTGGGCCGCAGGGCCACCGTGCTGAAGGGCAACAACTCCCACGCCTACTCCGACGTCAACGACGACAACCGCCCGGAGAAGTCCGAGGAGGTCAAGGCTCAGAGCGGTCACGCCTGGAGCTATCTGCTCAAGCCGTTCCACCCCTCACTGCCCGGCGCCGGCAAGTTCTGCAGCAACCCGTGGCCCTGCTCCTGGGACCCCGACACCCGGCGGTCCTGGCAGACCAACCGCGCGCAGAACGCCACGCAGGTCTTCTACTTCGTCAACAACTGGCACGACCACCTGAAGAAGGCGCCGATCGGCTTCACCAACGCCGCCGGCAACTTCCAGGCCAGCAACGGCGGTACCCAGGGCAAGGGTGGCGACGCGGTCGCCACCGAGACCGACGACGGCGCCAACACCGCAGGCGGACTGCCCGACAGCTCCCACATCGACAACGCCAACATGTCGACGCCGCCGGACGGTCACGCGCCGACCATGCAGATGTACCTCCAGCACGAGCCCGGTACGTCGTACCCCACCGAGGACCCCTTCTCACCGACCAACGTCGGGGACGAGGCGGACACCGTCTACCACGAGTACACCCACGGGCTCTCCAACCGGCTCGACGTCGACGTCCAGGGCTTCTCGACGCTCGGCAACGTGCAGGCCGGCGCGATGGGCGAGGCGTGGAGCGACTGGTACGCCATGGACTACCTCGTCAAGCAGGGCCTGCAGAAGGACCGGCCCGGCAAGGTCGACGTCCGGCTCTTCCGCTACGACGGGGTCGGCGTGAACTTCGACCGGACCGAGCCGATCGACTGTGCCGTCAGCTCGAAGGCCCACCTCTGCAACGGCGGCCGCACCGGCCACCGGGGCGGCTACACGTACGCCGACTACGGCAAGGTGGTCGGCGGGCCCGAGGTGCACAGCGACGGGGAGATCTGGGCCCAGACGCTCTGGAGCCTGCGCCACAAGCTGGGTTCGCGGAAGACCGAGTCGTTGGTGACCCGGGCGATGGAGCTCGCGCCGTACAACCCGTCGTTCCTCGACATGCGCAACGCGATCCTGGTCGCCGACACCTCGTTGTACAAGGGCGTGGGTCGCGCCAACATCTGGCGGGTCTTCGCCAGCCGCGGCATGGGCTTCTTCGCCGGCTCGCTCGGTGGCAACGACTCCGCACCCGGCGCCAGCTTCGCGACACCTCCGAAGCAGCTCGCCCTGCGCACCGTCCAGGGCACCGTGACCGACAGCAGCACCCACGCGCCGCTCGCCGGCGTGCCGGTCACCCTGGCCTTCCAGGGCAAGGGTGTCGTCAACCCGACGGCGGTGACCGACGCGACCGGGCACTACGCCATCCACGGCGTGCCCGAGGGCGTCTACCGCAAGCTGCAGGTGACCGGCGGCGGCTTCGAGCCGACGCGGGTCACCGTCAGGGTCGGCCCCTCGGGCGCCACCAGCAACCTGTCCGCACGTCGCGACTGGGCCGCGGCCAGCGGCGGAGCCACGGTGCAGCACGCCGACGGTGTCGACTACAGCGTCTTCGGCTGCGGCCCGCGCGGCGCCATCGACCTGAGCCAGGCCACCGGCTGGAGCACCAATGCCGGGCCGGGCACCAACGACAGCCCGACCAGCACCTTCCATGCCAAGCAGATCGTGATCAACCTGCACCACGCGGTGAACGTGACCGGGTTCGGGGTGGACCCCGAGGCCACCTGCAGCGACGGAGCGAGCGCGTCCACGGGGCAGTACGAGATCGACACCTCGCCGGACAACGTGAGCTGGACGCCCGAGCACTCCGGCACGTTCACCGCCGCCGACAACGGTCGGATCAACGCCGTGCCCGCCGACACCAGCCCGACCGGGGTGCAGTACGTCCGCTTCACCATCGTCACCAACCAGGTCCCGGACTTCGCTCAGGACTGCCCGGCGGGTGGGTTCGACGGTTGCCAGTTCGCCGATCTCACCGAGCTCGAGGTCTTCGGGACGCCCGGGCCCTAG
- a CDS encoding substrate-binding domain-containing protein, whose translation MRRTTASIAALGATMVLGLAACDSGSGSNPGVDESSASAGTDAACSLADPPTSTVPPPGSDAGRASGAVAVVVDSSTAVTSDPQTVANDLDSALRQAGLRPRVRVTAADPTALLSGARAVIGSGARFLVLDTLDARTGARVERIAARAGVTVVDFDHPVPGGTAPYLVSYDEEGAGRLQAQSLVDCLTAQGVTDPKLIMLDGGLDIDQNAVLFAMGVHEVLDPLVSAGRATVVEAEVTSWTLADAAASFQQALTAAGGKVDGVLAADDHLAETVLGVLNGLGRKSRVMIAGQGSGVPGLRQVRDGRQTLTVVEDGALEARAAAQLVSALARGQSPESAGLSLRPFPDPQSDGHRLEALLLPAQVVTQANLAGAGQGS comes from the coding sequence GTGCGCAGGACCACCGCCTCGATCGCGGCCCTCGGTGCCACGATGGTGCTCGGGCTGGCTGCCTGCGACTCCGGGAGCGGCAGCAACCCGGGCGTCGACGAGTCCAGCGCATCCGCCGGGACCGACGCCGCCTGCTCCCTGGCCGACCCGCCCACCAGTACGGTGCCGCCGCCCGGATCCGACGCGGGGCGGGCCTCGGGTGCGGTCGCCGTCGTCGTCGACAGCTCGACGGCCGTGACGAGCGACCCGCAGACCGTGGCGAACGACCTCGACAGCGCACTGAGGCAAGCGGGGCTGCGCCCCCGCGTGCGGGTCACGGCGGCCGACCCGACGGCGTTGCTGAGCGGGGCCCGGGCGGTGATCGGGTCGGGGGCGCGGTTCCTCGTCCTCGACACGCTGGACGCCCGGACCGGTGCCCGGGTCGAGCGGATCGCGGCCCGCGCGGGTGTGACCGTGGTCGACTTCGACCACCCGGTGCCGGGCGGTACGGCGCCGTACCTCGTGTCGTACGACGAGGAGGGAGCCGGGCGGCTCCAGGCCCAGTCGCTGGTCGACTGCCTGACCGCCCAGGGCGTCACCGACCCGAAGCTGATCATGCTCGACGGCGGGCTCGACATCGACCAGAACGCGGTGCTGTTCGCCATGGGGGTGCACGAGGTGCTCGACCCCCTGGTGAGCGCCGGCCGGGCCACCGTCGTGGAGGCGGAGGTGACGAGCTGGACGCTCGCCGATGCCGCCGCGTCCTTCCAGCAGGCGCTCACCGCCGCAGGCGGGAAGGTGGACGGCGTGCTCGCCGCGGACGACCACCTCGCCGAGACGGTGCTCGGCGTCCTGAACGGGCTCGGCCGTAAGAGCCGGGTGATGATCGCAGGGCAGGGCTCGGGTGTTCCGGGTCTGCGTCAGGTCCGGGACGGGCGGCAGACCCTGACGGTCGTCGAGGACGGCGCGCTCGAGGCTCGCGCCGCCGCGCAGCTGGTCTCGGCGCTGGCCCGGGGCCAGAGCCCGGAGTCCGCCGGCCTGAGCCTGCGACCCTTCCCCGACCCGCAGTCGGACGGGCACCGGCTCGAGGCCTTGCTGCTGCCCGCCCAGGTGGTGACCCAGGCCAACCTCGCCGGGGCCGGGCAGGGGAGCTAG
- a CDS encoding ROK family transcriptional regulator, with the protein MPAKTGISHEELRRVNTSALLTWVHHNGPTTRARLTRELGLNRSTIGDLTSLLSENGLVEELRPDQVVATDRVTARRSGRPSLVVSPRIEVGVLALMLDVDRIGVCVVGLGGEMRHRRERLHQPGAHDLQHVVDSAAQMCREVLRAAPETVVLGIGVSIPGLVRSEDGLVHFAPNLGWTDVQFADVFRDEMDLPVVVGNDADLGVLAEHLYGAAVGASEVAYVGGTVGIGGGFLVRGQPLRGVEGYAGEVGHLIVDSQGALCRCGSRGCWETKIGANRLLSSAGRLTGGGLAAVDEVVQAAANGDALAGRALDDAAYWLGFGLRALVRLFNPEVVVLGGTLGQVLEARRTGVMEVLHERDGVDFAQNVSVCAGGLGSDGPLLGAAEAAFAPLLADPVAVMTARLGDRASVPAAGAAGGQAASRPDSPGAA; encoded by the coding sequence ATGCCAGCCAAGACCGGGATCAGCCATGAGGAGCTCCGGCGCGTCAACACCAGCGCCCTGCTCACGTGGGTGCACCACAACGGCCCGACCACGCGGGCCCGGCTGACCCGTGAGCTGGGCCTGAACCGGAGCACGATCGGCGACCTCACCTCCCTGCTCAGTGAGAACGGGCTGGTGGAGGAGCTGCGGCCCGACCAGGTCGTCGCCACGGACCGGGTCACGGCCAGGCGCTCGGGCCGGCCGTCGCTGGTCGTCTCGCCCCGGATCGAGGTCGGGGTGCTGGCACTGATGCTGGACGTCGACCGGATCGGGGTCTGCGTCGTCGGCCTGGGCGGCGAGATGCGGCACCGTCGTGAGCGGCTCCACCAGCCCGGTGCCCACGACCTGCAGCACGTCGTGGACTCCGCGGCCCAGATGTGCCGCGAGGTGCTGCGGGCCGCGCCCGAGACAGTGGTGCTCGGCATCGGGGTCTCGATCCCCGGCCTGGTCCGCTCCGAGGACGGCCTGGTGCACTTCGCCCCCAACCTGGGCTGGACCGACGTCCAGTTCGCCGACGTGTTCCGCGACGAGATGGATCTCCCGGTCGTCGTCGGCAACGACGCCGACCTCGGCGTCCTGGCCGAGCATCTGTACGGCGCGGCCGTCGGCGCCTCGGAGGTCGCCTACGTCGGCGGCACCGTCGGGATCGGTGGCGGCTTCCTGGTCCGTGGCCAGCCGCTGCGAGGGGTCGAGGGCTACGCCGGCGAGGTGGGACACCTGATCGTCGACAGCCAGGGCGCCCTCTGCCGGTGCGGCTCCCGTGGCTGCTGGGAGACCAAGATCGGCGCCAACCGGCTGCTGAGCTCGGCCGGCCGACTCACCGGTGGCGGCCTCGCGGCCGTCGACGAGGTCGTCCAGGCCGCCGCGAACGGCGATGCCCTCGCCGGTCGCGCCCTCGACGACGCGGCGTACTGGCTGGGCTTCGGGCTGCGGGCCCTGGTCCGGCTGTTCAACCCCGAGGTGGTGGTCCTCGGGGGCACCCTCGGACAGGTGCTCGAGGCCCGGCGTACCGGGGTGATGGAGGTCCTGCACGAGCGCGACGGCGTCGACTTCGCCCAGAACGTCTCGGTCTGTGCCGGAGGCCTGGGCTCGGACGGGCCCCTCCTCGGCGCCGCCGAGGCTGCCTTCGCGCCCCTTCTCGCGGACCCCGTCGCCGTGATGACGGCCCGCCTCGGCGACCGTGCCTCCGTTCCAGCAGCGGGGGCCGCCGGCGGCCAGGCAGCCTCGAGGCCCGACAGCCCCGGCGCGGCCTGA